The following is a genomic window from Merismopedia glauca CCAP 1448/3.
CTTCGTACTCAGTACCGCACTCTTTACACTTTAAACCAGTAAATGAGGCTTTACTATCAACTTTGGTGGGGGATTGGGTTGCCTGGGTCATAGTTATTGTTGCCATTTCCGTCAATCGCTGGAATTGATGGTAACACACCGAAAAAGACACGTCAAACATATCCGACTAAATTAGTCGGGATTAGTGAAATCAAAAAAATACCACCTAGCATCTAACTTCTCTCTGGCGGTTGAAACCGCGCCTATACAAACATAGACGCGCTAGCGGCTTCCCGCAGGGTAGTCCGCCTGCGCGGACTAAGAGGAGATTTAAAACCACTATTTACGATTTTAAGTCCGTTATTTGACTAATTCTGCTTCAATTGCGGCGATTAATTCGGCTGAATTGGGTGTGACAGCGCTACCGTAGCGAACTACGACTTCCCCTTTTTTGTTGACAAGAAATTTCTCAAAATTCCAAGCGACATCACCTTGAGGAGGAATAGCTTGAGTCAGATAAGCATAGAGGGGATGCTGTTCGGAACCTTTGGCGTGGATTTTATCAAACAATTCAAACGTTACCCCATAGTGGCTATCGCAAAATTGGGCAATTTCGGCGTTAGTTCCTGGTTCTTGCGCGCCGTAGTCATTGCAGGGGAAAGCTAGAATCCGCAATCCTTTATCGTGGTATTTTTTGTTTAATTCTTCTAACCCTTGATATTGGGAAGTATAGCCGCAGTAAGAAGCCACATTGACGATCAAAAGGACTTTACCTAGATATTTTTTGAAAGAGGTATCTTGACCCTTAATAGTTTTGACAGCGATATTAGCTAAAGTTTGAGTCATAACAGGTAAATTAATAATTGAGCTTGTAGATCTGATTGTAGCGATTAAGGGGCGATATTTTTCCTTTTATCGGCATCGGCGCAACAGAAAGATCGGTGTTTTATCCAATTGTGTTATGGATACAAGGATTTTGCGGTTATTTGATGAATACTACCACCAATAAGGGAATTGGGAGTCGGGAATCGGGAATCGTTTCCAGCACTAAGGAGTTGGATTTCTCTGATTAATTAAAAAGTGTCTCAAACCCTTAGCATGAAACAATATTGCTTTGATTTTGCCAGAGGTCTTA
Proteins encoded in this region:
- a CDS encoding glutathione peroxidase, which encodes MTQTLANIAVKTIKGQDTSFKKYLGKVLLIVNVASYCGYTSQYQGLEELNKKYHDKGLRILAFPCNDYGAQEPGTNAEIAQFCDSHYGVTFELFDKIHAKGSEQHPLYAYLTQAIPPQGDVAWNFEKFLVNKKGEVVVRYGSAVTPNSAELIAAIEAELVK